The following proteins are encoded in a genomic region of Candidatus Dechloromonas phosphoritropha:
- a CDS encoding NAD(P)/FAD-dependent oxidoreductase, which produces MSKPRLVLIGNGMAGVRTVEELLKIKPDHYDITIFGAEPHPNYNRILLSPVLAGEMTIQEIVLNEMDWYKEMGIRLHTGKQIRTIDRVKRKVIAEDGTEEAYDRLLIATGSTPFMLPIPGNDLPGVIGYRDIKDTDEMIEAARLHKHAVVIGGGLLGLEAANGLKLRGMDVTVVHLGPWLLERQLDEVAGQMLQKSLEDKGLKFLLQKQTEMLIQGESGRVAAVRFKDGMQIPADLVVMAAGIRPNYTLAESSGIYCNRGIVVNDTMQTYDPKVYAVGECVSHRGIAYGLVAPLFEQAKVAANHLAGYGIGRYTGSVTSTKLKVTGIDLFSAGNYMGGEGTEEILLNDPYGGVYKKLVIKDNKLVGGVMYGDTADGPWYFQLLKDGRDIHEIRDQLIFGQSLVGDVGHAGNSKAASMADSAEVCGCNGITKGVIVQAIKAKGLFTLDEVKKHTKAASSCGSCAGLVEQILASTIGGAYTPAASDKKPVCGCTDHSHKVLRDVIRQQHLITKEAVFGYMEWKTPNGCDKCRPAVNYYLISTWPHEAKDDPQSRLINERAHANIQKDGTYSVVPRMWGGLTTPNELRAIADAAEKYQVPTVKVTGGQRIDLLGVKKEDLPAMWADLNAAGMVSGHAYGKSIRTVKTCVGMEHCRFGTQLAMSMGVKLEKMLFDMYAPHKVKLAVSGCPRNCAEAGIKDVGIIGVDSGYELYIGGNGGIKTEVAQFLCKVHSDEEVMEYAGAFLQLYREEGWYLERTCHYLERVGMDYVKGRVVEDGESRKALHGRLLDSLKDAKDPWATSREPQAIKQFIPIALAVE; this is translated from the coding sequence ATGAGCAAACCCCGCCTCGTCCTGATCGGTAACGGCATGGCCGGTGTCCGCACTGTCGAAGAGCTGTTGAAGATCAAGCCGGACCACTACGACATCACGATCTTCGGTGCCGAGCCGCACCCTAACTACAACCGGATTCTGCTGTCGCCGGTGCTGGCCGGTGAAATGACCATTCAGGAAATCGTCCTCAACGAGATGGACTGGTACAAGGAAATGGGCATCAGGCTGCACACTGGCAAGCAGATCAGGACGATCGACCGTGTCAAGCGCAAGGTGATCGCCGAGGATGGCACCGAGGAGGCTTACGACCGCCTGCTCATCGCCACCGGTTCGACGCCCTTTATGCTGCCGATTCCCGGCAACGATCTGCCCGGCGTCATCGGCTACCGCGACATCAAGGATACCGACGAGATGATTGAAGCTGCCCGCCTGCACAAGCACGCGGTGGTGATCGGCGGCGGCTTGCTTGGCCTGGAAGCGGCCAACGGCTTGAAGCTGCGCGGCATGGACGTGACCGTGGTGCACCTCGGGCCGTGGTTGCTTGAGCGCCAGCTCGACGAAGTGGCCGGCCAGATGTTGCAGAAATCGCTGGAGGACAAAGGCCTCAAGTTCCTGCTCCAGAAGCAGACTGAAATGCTGATCCAGGGTGAAAGTGGCCGCGTCGCTGCGGTGCGCTTCAAGGACGGCATGCAGATTCCGGCCGATCTCGTCGTGATGGCCGCTGGCATCCGCCCCAACTACACGCTGGCCGAATCCTCCGGCATTTATTGCAACCGCGGCATCGTGGTCAACGACACCATGCAGACTTACGACCCGAAGGTGTATGCCGTCGGCGAGTGCGTCAGCCATCGCGGCATCGCCTATGGTCTGGTCGCCCCGCTCTTCGAGCAGGCCAAGGTCGCCGCCAACCATCTGGCCGGTTACGGCATCGGCCGCTACACCGGCTCGGTGACCTCGACCAAGCTCAAGGTCACCGGCATCGACCTCTTTTCCGCCGGCAATTACATGGGCGGCGAAGGCACCGAGGAAATCCTGCTCAACGACCCTTATGGTGGCGTGTACAAGAAACTGGTGATCAAGGACAACAAGCTGGTCGGCGGCGTCATGTACGGCGATACGGCCGACGGCCCGTGGTATTTCCAGCTGCTCAAGGATGGTCGCGACATCCATGAAATCCGCGACCAGCTGATATTCGGCCAATCGCTGGTTGGTGACGTCGGCCATGCCGGCAACAGCAAGGCTGCCTCAATGGCGGACAGCGCCGAGGTTTGTGGCTGTAACGGCATCACTAAGGGCGTCATCGTCCAGGCGATCAAGGCCAAGGGCCTGTTCACCCTCGACGAGGTGAAGAAGCACACCAAGGCGGCGTCGTCCTGCGGTTCCTGCGCCGGCCTGGTCGAGCAGATTCTTGCCTCAACGATCGGTGGCGCCTACACCCCGGCCGCTTCCGACAAGAAGCCGGTTTGCGGCTGTACCGATCATTCGCACAAGGTGCTGCGCGACGTGATTCGCCAGCAGCATCTGATCACCAAGGAAGCTGTTTTTGGCTACATGGAGTGGAAGACGCCGAACGGCTGCGACAAGTGCCGCCCGGCGGTCAATTACTACCTGATCTCGACCTGGCCGCATGAAGCCAAGGATGATCCACAGTCACGCCTGATCAACGAACGCGCCCACGCCAATATCCAGAAGGACGGCACCTATTCGGTTGTTCCCCGCATGTGGGGCGGCCTGACGACGCCCAACGAGCTGCGCGCCATTGCCGATGCGGCGGAAAAATATCAGGTGCCGACCGTCAAGGTCACCGGCGGTCAGCGCATCGACCTGCTCGGCGTCAAGAAGGAAGACTTGCCGGCGATGTGGGCTGATCTGAATGCCGCAGGCATGGTGTCTGGCCACGCCTACGGCAAGTCGATCCGCACGGTGAAGACCTGCGTCGGCATGGAACATTGCCGTTTCGGCACACAGCTGGCGATGTCGATGGGCGTCAAGCTGGAAAAGATGTTGTTCGACATGTATGCGCCACACAAGGTCAAGCTGGCCGTTTCCGGCTGCCCGCGCAACTGCGCCGAGGCCGGCATCAAGGACGTCGGTATCATCGGTGTTGATTCCGGCTACGAGTTGTATATCGGCGGCAACGGCGGCATCAAGACTGAAGTGGCGCAGTTTCTGTGCAAGGTGCATTCCGACGAAGAGGTCATGGAATATGCCGGTGCCTTCCTGCAGCTTTACCGCGAAGAGGGTTGGTATCTCGAACGTACCTGCCACTACCTCGAACGCGTCGGCATGGATTACGTCAAGGGCAGGGTTGTTGAAGACGGCGAGAGCCGCAAGGCGCTCCATGGCCGCCTGCTTGATTCGCTGAAGGACGCCAAGGATCCGTGGGCCACCTCGCGCGAGCCGCAGGCGATCAAGCAGTTCATTCCGATTGCGCTGGCCGTCGAGTAG
- the nirD gene encoding nitrite reductase small subunit NirD, producing MSNWKLICPLEDIPQLGSRIVKPTIGADIAIFRTSSDEVFALHDKCPHKGGPLSQGIVHGKRVTCPLHGWNIGLDHGQAVAPDVGSCTRFEVKVEGGEVFLSV from the coding sequence ATGAGCAACTGGAAACTGATCTGCCCGCTGGAAGACATTCCGCAACTCGGCTCGCGCATCGTCAAGCCGACGATAGGCGCCGACATCGCCATCTTTCGCACTAGCAGCGACGAGGTCTTCGCACTGCACGACAAATGCCCGCACAAGGGCGGGCCGCTGTCGCAGGGCATCGTCCATGGCAAGCGTGTCACCTGCCCGTTGCATGGCTGGAACATCGGCCTTGATCACGGCCAGGCGGTCGCACCAGATGTCGGGTCGTGCACAAGGTTTGAAGTGAAAGTGGAGGGTGGCGAGGTATTCCTTTCCGTCTGA
- a CDS encoding NarK/NasA family nitrate transporter, which translates to MDKKSFLKAGHTPTLLVAFLYFDLAFMVWVILGPLGVGIAKELGLSHAEKGLMVATPVLAGALLRIVMGILVDRLSPKKAAIIGQVVVITAMAYAWLAGVHSYAEVLILGVFLGVAGASFAAALPLASRWYPAEHQGTAMGIAGAGNSGTALAALFAPGLAAAFGWTNVFGIVLIPLLIVLVAFVFMAKDAPDAPPPKTLAEYMKVLKDKDAWWFMFFYSVTFGGFVGLASSLVIYFNTQYGLDPETAGFFTAGCVFAGSLVRPIGGNVADRVGGVKSLTVMYIFAAIFLAIVSFGLPQAWMALAAFVGAMLALGMGNGAVFQLVPQRFKKEIGVMTGLVGMAGGVGGFYLAYSLGYSKQLTGTYQSGFLIFAALAVLALVGLTGVKTRWRTTWGASHLTAARI; encoded by the coding sequence ATGGACAAGAAATCATTCCTCAAGGCCGGCCATACGCCGACGTTGCTAGTGGCCTTCCTCTACTTCGACCTCGCCTTCATGGTCTGGGTCATTCTTGGCCCGCTCGGGGTCGGCATCGCCAAGGAACTCGGCCTGTCGCACGCCGAAAAGGGCCTGATGGTGGCCACGCCAGTGCTGGCTGGCGCGCTTCTGCGCATCGTCATGGGCATTCTGGTCGATCGCCTGTCGCCAAAAAAGGCGGCTATCATCGGTCAGGTCGTCGTCATCACGGCGATGGCATATGCCTGGCTGGCGGGTGTCCACTCCTATGCCGAGGTGTTGATCCTCGGTGTTTTCCTCGGGGTTGCCGGGGCCTCATTCGCTGCCGCGCTGCCACTGGCCTCGCGCTGGTATCCGGCCGAGCACCAGGGCACGGCGATGGGCATCGCCGGCGCCGGCAACTCGGGCACCGCGCTGGCCGCCCTGTTTGCCCCCGGACTGGCTGCCGCTTTCGGCTGGACCAACGTCTTCGGCATCGTGCTGATCCCGCTACTCATAGTTCTGGTCGCCTTCGTCTTCATGGCCAAGGATGCGCCCGATGCGCCGCCGCCCAAGACGCTGGCCGAGTACATGAAGGTGCTCAAGGACAAGGACGCCTGGTGGTTCATGTTTTTCTACTCGGTGACTTTCGGCGGCTTTGTTGGTCTGGCTTCGTCGCTGGTCATCTACTTCAACACGCAATATGGCCTCGATCCGGAAACTGCCGGCTTCTTCACAGCCGGCTGCGTCTTCGCCGGTTCGCTGGTGCGCCCGATCGGCGGCAATGTCGCCGACCGTGTCGGGGGCGTCAAGTCGCTGACCGTCATGTACATCTTTGCCGCGATCTTCCTCGCCATCGTCAGCTTCGGTCTGCCGCAGGCATGGATGGCACTGGCTGCCTTTGTCGGCGCGATGCTGGCTCTCGGCATGGGCAACGGCGCGGTGTTCCAGTTGGTACCACAGCGCTTCAAGAAGGAGATTGGCGTCATGACCGGGCTGGTCGGCATGGCCGGCGGCGTCGGCGGCTTCTACCTGGCTTACAGCCTCGGTTATTCCAAGCAACTGACTGGTACGTACCAGTCCGGCTTCCTGATTTTTGCCGCACTCGCCGTGCTTGCACTGGTCGGGCTTACCGGGGTCAAAACCCGCTGGCGCACTACCTGGGGTGCCAGCCACCTGACGGCCGCCAGGATCTGA
- a CDS encoding bifunctional protein-serine/threonine kinase/phosphatase — MPLQVAVGYASLTGPRERNEDFCGLATPDGQELENKGIIAAVADGIGGHKGGREAAEYSVRGLLADYYATPDTWSVPRAIETVTTALNRWVIAEASRNAELAGMATTLSALVLRGRRYYTAHIGDSRICRMQEGRLAALTVDHTWEHPELKNVLSRAVGLDSRVLMDFADGELVLNDRFLLVSDGVWGVLPNALMAEVLLDHPEPQAAAAALSSLALAHGGHDNATAVVIDVLALPRASLRDSLESAASLPLPHRLRVGHEIDGLIVEEVLHDARETLLYRVRNLRNGQQLVLKTLQPTLQGDAGASAALLMEEWRTRRVLSPCFPQVVPSDERSGLYYLMTWHAGATLQARLDADQHFPVGDVVRFGIALLKGIAALHRLDIVHRDIKPDNVHLGQDGALRILDLGVAISLGERKADDPVAQAGTPSYMAPELLADAPPAPGFDLYAAGVTLYHLLTRKYPYGEIEPFQKPKFGEPVRPTRWRPEIPGWLENILLKAVAREAQDRFETAEEFLLALERGSSRPLAAPSRRPLVQRNPLMLWKIVAAASLAVNFVLLLKILR; from the coding sequence ATGCCATTGCAAGTCGCTGTCGGCTACGCCTCGCTGACCGGCCCGCGCGAGCGGAATGAGGATTTTTGCGGTCTCGCCACTCCCGATGGCCAGGAGCTTGAAAACAAGGGAATCATCGCCGCCGTCGCCGACGGCATCGGCGGCCACAAGGGCGGCCGCGAGGCAGCGGAATATAGCGTGCGCGGCCTGCTCGCCGATTACTACGCGACGCCCGATACCTGGAGCGTGCCGCGCGCCATCGAGACGGTGACGACGGCGCTCAATCGCTGGGTCATCGCCGAAGCGAGCCGCAACGCCGAACTGGCCGGCATGGCGACGACGCTGTCGGCGCTGGTCCTGCGCGGTCGACGCTATTACACGGCGCATATCGGGGACAGCCGGATCTGCCGGATGCAGGAAGGGCGGCTGGCCGCGCTGACCGTCGACCACACCTGGGAACACCCGGAACTCAAGAACGTCCTGTCGCGCGCCGTTGGCCTCGACTCGCGCGTGCTGATGGACTTCGCCGACGGTGAGCTGGTCTTGAACGATCGCTTCCTGCTGGTTTCCGACGGCGTCTGGGGCGTGCTGCCCAATGCGCTGATGGCCGAAGTTCTGCTCGACCATCCCGAGCCGCAGGCAGCCGCCGCCGCCCTGAGCAGTCTGGCTCTGGCACACGGCGGGCACGACAACGCAACGGCGGTCGTCATCGACGTGCTGGCCCTGCCGCGGGCGAGCCTGCGCGACAGCCTCGAGAGTGCCGCCAGCCTGCCCCTGCCGCATCGCCTCAGGGTCGGGCACGAAATCGACGGGCTGATTGTCGAGGAAGTGCTGCATGATGCCCGCGAGACGCTGCTCTATCGCGTGCGCAACCTGCGCAATGGCCAACAGCTCGTGCTCAAGACGCTGCAGCCGACGCTGCAAGGCGATGCCGGCGCCAGCGCCGCGCTGCTGATGGAAGAATGGCGGACGCGACGGGTGCTTTCTCCTTGCTTTCCGCAGGTTGTGCCGTCCGATGAAAGAAGCGGTCTGTACTACCTGATGACCTGGCACGCCGGCGCCACGCTGCAGGCGCGGCTCGATGCCGATCAGCATTTTCCGGTCGGTGATGTCGTGCGCTTTGGCATCGCGCTGCTCAAGGGCATTGCCGCGCTGCACCGGCTCGATATCGTGCATCGCGACATCAAGCCCGACAATGTTCATCTCGGGCAGGATGGCGCGTTGCGCATCCTCGACCTCGGTGTTGCGATCAGCCTTGGTGAGCGCAAGGCCGACGACCCCGTCGCCCAGGCCGGAACGCCATCGTACATGGCGCCCGAACTCCTTGCAGATGCGCCGCCGGCGCCGGGCTTCGATCTTTACGCCGCAGGTGTTACGCTCTACCACCTGCTTACCCGCAAGTACCCTTATGGCGAAATCGAACCCTTCCAGAAGCCGAAATTCGGCGAACCCGTCCGACCGACCCGCTGGCGCCCGGAAATTCCTGGCTGGCTCGAGAACATCCTGCTTAAGGCCGTCGCGCGCGAGGCGCAGGACCGCTTCGAAACTGCCGAGGAATTTCTGCTGGCGCTCGAGCGCGGCTCCAGCCGGCCGCTCGCGGCACCCAGCCGGCGGCCGCTGGTCCAGCGCAATCCGCTCATGCTGTGGAAGATCGTCGCCGCCGCTTCGCTCGCGGTCAACTTTGTTTTGTTGCTCAAAATTCTGCGCTAG
- a CDS encoding MFS transporter, producing MSFAPRSTLGQIPSGVWVLGIVSLLMDISSEMIHSLLPLFMVTTLGASALVVGLIEGLAEATALIVKVFSGALSDYLGRRKGLAVFGYALGALTKPVFALASGTGIVLAARLLDRVGKGVRGAPRDALIADIAPPQVRGAAFGLRQSLDTVGAFVGPLLATGLMLLWADDFRLVFWVAVIPGLLAVALLWLGVREPDKPAPERRSNPIQRDNLRRMGAAYWWVVGVGGLFALARFSEAFLVLRAQQIGIALALVPLVMVVMNIVYALAAYPFGKLSDRVSHSRLLAGGLIVLIAADLVLAASSHWSALLGGVALWGIHLGMTQGLLATMVADTAPADLRGTAFGFFNLVSGLAMLVASLVAGLLWDSLGAAFTFYAGVAFCLVTLAALAWRPAGARQTPARREA from the coding sequence ATGAGTTTCGCGCCAAGGTCAACGCTCGGGCAGATCCCGTCGGGGGTCTGGGTGCTCGGCATCGTCAGCCTGCTGATGGATATCTCGTCGGAGATGATCCATAGCCTGTTGCCGCTGTTCATGGTTACCACGCTTGGCGCGAGCGCGCTGGTGGTCGGGCTGATCGAAGGGCTGGCCGAGGCGACAGCGCTGATCGTCAAGGTTTTCTCGGGGGCGCTCAGCGACTACCTTGGCCGGCGCAAGGGGCTGGCGGTCTTCGGCTACGCGCTGGGGGCGCTGACCAAGCCGGTTTTCGCGCTGGCTTCCGGCACTGGCATCGTCCTCGCCGCCAGGCTGCTTGACCGTGTCGGCAAAGGGGTGCGCGGTGCGCCGCGCGACGCGCTGATCGCCGACATCGCGCCGCCGCAGGTGCGCGGCGCGGCGTTCGGCCTGCGCCAGTCGCTCGATACGGTCGGCGCCTTCGTTGGTCCGCTTCTCGCTACCGGCCTGATGTTGCTGTGGGCCGACGATTTCCGGTTGGTGTTCTGGGTCGCCGTGATTCCCGGCCTGCTCGCCGTCGCCCTCCTCTGGCTCGGCGTTCGGGAACCTGACAAGCCGGCCCCGGAAAGACGCAGCAACCCCATCCAACGCGACAATCTGCGCCGTATGGGCGCTGCCTACTGGTGGGTTGTCGGGGTCGGCGGCCTGTTCGCCCTGGCCCGCTTCAGCGAGGCCTTTCTCGTCCTGCGCGCGCAGCAGATTGGCATCGCGCTGGCGCTGGTTCCGCTGGTCATGGTCGTCATGAACATCGTCTACGCGCTCGCGGCCTATCCCTTCGGCAAGCTCTCCGACCGCGTCAGTCATTCCCGCCTGCTTGCCGGCGGGCTCATTGTGCTCATCGCCGCCGATCTGGTGCTGGCCGCCAGCAGTCACTGGAGCGCCCTGCTCGGCGGGGTGGCGCTGTGGGGCATCCACCTCGGCATGACGCAAGGCCTGCTGGCGACGATGGTCGCCGATACCGCGCCGGCCGACCTGCGCGGGACGGCGTTCGGTTTCTTCAATCTGGTCAGCGGGCTGGCCATGCTGGTGGCCAGCCTGGTTGCCGGTCTGCTCTGGGATTCCTTGGGCGCGGCGTTCACCTTTTATGCCGGCGTGGCCTTCTGTCTGGTGACGCTGGCGGCACTCGCCTGGCGTCCCGCCGGCGCACGGCAAACCCCTGCCCGAAGGGAAGCCTGA
- a CDS encoding CbiX/SirB N-terminal domain-containing protein, producing the protein MATALILFAHGARDPEWANPLRRMQAAVRRRAGDVPVELAFLEFMPPTLHDCATALVSGGAGKIIVIPMFIAQGGHLKRDVPVMLDRLRSTWPEVQFSLSAAIGENETVVQAIAAAVLEAAAL; encoded by the coding sequence ATGGCCACCGCGCTGATCCTCTTCGCCCACGGCGCCCGCGACCCGGAATGGGCAAATCCGCTGCGTCGCATGCAGGCGGCGGTTCGCCGGCGCGCGGGTGATGTTCCGGTCGAACTGGCCTTTCTGGAATTCATGCCGCCGACGCTGCACGATTGCGCGACCGCGCTGGTATCCGGCGGCGCTGGGAAAATTATCGTGATACCGATGTTCATCGCCCAGGGCGGGCATCTCAAGCGCGACGTGCCGGTAATGCTCGACCGGTTGCGGTCGACCTGGCCGGAAGTGCAATTTTCGCTGAGCGCGGCCATCGGCGAGAATGAAACTGTCGTCCAGGCCATCGCCGCGGCGGTGCTCGAGGCAGCCGCCCTGTAG
- a CDS encoding type IV pili methyl-accepting chemotaxis transducer N-terminal domain-containing protein, with translation MFVVPGKLSRKIVGMLSVFFLVALAAIGMTLYLSWQLEGVAAAINDAGSQRMRAYRMVHMMSHGLAGRQDAAGFVTRLRAEIEGFDQVLLDLRRGDPSRPMAPPRDDEVGKRLLAVEDFWYQAIRPLVAGFLSQVPDRRRVAVERLDSQVEDFVGNINDLVLAMEQSYAANTNLLRSVQAALVLMAGLGTAVLIWFFNQQVIRPVNELHAGIRRMGESDLGVRVPVGSDDEFGGLANGFNEMAEHLQAAYSTLEERVVAETRSLGERNRELGILYEITAVLSEPVPIEALCQGFLSRIRAALGADAGAVRLYAADTEKLYLMTHEGLSAEFVARESEMDCGDCLCGDVIDTGMPVAFDTVNPPPGMKLRTCIREGFASVTAFTVQYDRQRIGVFNLYFRQAHPVSAQEVNLLETLGRHLGVAIENQRLRLREKDLAVSEERNLLAQELHDSIAQGLAFLNIQAQLLQDSLNKQDVEEASGTVAQLRAGIQESYDKVRELLVHFRTRMHQTDLDSAIVASLAKLEDQTGVAVRFDRSGNGLPLLPESQIQVMHIVQECLSNIRKHARAATVKVIVRRSREGMHIEVADDGVGFDPETDPAVLSDRHVGLKIIRERARRVGGQCQVKSVTGEGTLVSLWLPRQQREAA, from the coding sequence ATGTTCGTCGTCCCTGGAAAGCTTTCGCGCAAGATAGTCGGGATGCTGTCCGTCTTCTTTCTGGTGGCCCTCGCGGCGATCGGCATGACGCTCTACCTCTCCTGGCAACTCGAGGGCGTGGCGGCAGCGATCAACGACGCTGGCAGCCAGCGCATGCGCGCCTATCGCATGGTCCACATGATGTCGCATGGGCTAGCAGGCAGGCAGGACGCTGCCGGGTTCGTAACTCGCCTACGGGCCGAAATCGAGGGCTTCGACCAAGTGCTGCTCGATCTGCGCCGGGGTGATCCATCGCGACCCATGGCGCCCCCGCGCGATGACGAAGTCGGGAAACGGCTGCTCGCCGTTGAGGATTTCTGGTATCAGGCAATCCGTCCTTTGGTTGCTGGCTTTCTCAGCCAGGTGCCGGATCGGCGCCGGGTGGCCGTCGAGCGCTTAGATAGCCAGGTGGAAGATTTCGTCGGGAATATCAACGACCTCGTGCTGGCGATGGAACAAAGCTATGCCGCGAACACCAATCTCCTGCGCTCGGTGCAGGCGGCGCTGGTGCTGATGGCCGGCCTGGGGACGGCAGTCCTTATCTGGTTCTTCAATCAGCAGGTAATCCGCCCGGTCAACGAATTGCATGCCGGCATCCGGCGAATGGGAGAGAGTGACCTCGGAGTTCGCGTTCCGGTCGGGAGTGACGATGAATTCGGCGGTCTGGCGAACGGCTTCAACGAGATGGCCGAACATCTGCAGGCTGCCTACAGTACGCTCGAGGAACGCGTGGTGGCGGAAACGCGGAGTCTGGGTGAGCGCAACCGGGAACTGGGCATCCTATACGAAATAACCGCCGTTCTCAGCGAGCCAGTGCCGATTGAGGCGCTGTGCCAGGGGTTCCTCAGCCGGATCCGTGCGGCGCTGGGGGCCGATGCCGGCGCCGTGCGCCTCTACGCCGCCGATACCGAGAAGCTCTACCTGATGACCCATGAAGGCCTGTCTGCGGAATTCGTCGCCCGCGAGTCGGAAATGGATTGCGGCGACTGCCTGTGTGGCGATGTCATCGATACCGGGATGCCGGTCGCCTTCGACACGGTCAACCCGCCGCCCGGCATGAAGTTGCGCACCTGCATCCGCGAGGGCTTCGCTTCCGTGACGGCCTTTACCGTGCAGTACGACCGGCAGCGGATCGGGGTTTTCAATCTCTACTTCCGGCAGGCGCATCCCGTTTCGGCGCAGGAGGTGAATCTCCTCGAAACCCTTGGCCGGCATCTTGGCGTGGCCATCGAAAACCAGCGGCTGCGCTTGCGCGAGAAGGATCTGGCGGTTTCCGAGGAGCGCAACCTCCTGGCCCAGGAACTGCACGACTCGATCGCCCAGGGGCTCGCCTTCCTCAATATTCAAGCCCAGTTGCTGCAGGATTCGCTCAACAAGCAGGATGTCGAGGAAGCAAGCGGCACCGTGGCGCAACTGCGGGCCGGCATCCAGGAAAGCTATGACAAGGTCCGCGAGCTGCTGGTCCACTTCCGCACCCGGATGCACCAGACCGATCTCGATTCCGCCATCGTGGCGTCCCTGGCGAAGCTGGAGGACCAGACCGGCGTCGCGGTGCGCTTCGATCGCTCGGGCAACGGCCTGCCGCTGCTGCCTGAAAGCCAGATTCAGGTCATGCACATCGTTCAGGAATGCCTGTCCAACATCCGCAAGCATGCCCGCGCCGCGACCGTCAAGGTGATCGTCAGACGTAGTCGGGAAGGCATGCATATCGAGGTTGCCGATGACGGTGTCGGATTTGACCCGGAAACCGATCCCGCGGTATTGTCCGACCGCCATGTCGGGCTCAAGATAATCAGGGAAAGGGCGCGCCGCGTGGGCGGTCAGTGCCAGGTGAAATCGGTGACGGGGGAGGGCACGCTTGTGTCGCTGTGGCTGCCCCGGCAACAAAGAGAGGCTGCATAA
- a CDS encoding response regulator transcription factor: MGEKIRVLIVDDHALFRSGVKSLLQRHPEFDVVDVAGDGLEGVKRAKFLKPDVVLLDINMPGIPGLDALRLIVEEVPETHVLMLTVSEDAEDLMETLRGGAAGYLVKNIETEALVDAIRRAAAGESVVSLQMTAKLVQGVRDQAKADLAAHHHDKLSPREREILGCLAHGDSNKEIARSLDLAESTVKIHIQNIFKKLNMTSRVQAALYAAEHGLGAQSRDR, encoded by the coding sequence ATGGGAGAAAAAATCCGGGTCCTGATCGTCGACGATCACGCCCTCTTTCGCAGTGGTGTCAAATCGCTCCTGCAGCGGCATCCGGAATTCGACGTGGTGGACGTGGCGGGTGACGGCCTCGAGGGTGTCAAACGGGCAAAGTTCCTAAAACCTGATGTCGTGCTGCTTGACATCAACATGCCGGGCATTCCCGGCCTTGATGCCTTGCGCCTCATCGTCGAGGAGGTGCCGGAAACTCATGTCCTGATGCTGACTGTTTCCGAGGATGCGGAAGACCTCATGGAGACCCTGCGCGGCGGCGCGGCGGGCTATCTGGTCAAGAACATTGAAACCGAAGCGCTGGTCGATGCCATCCGTCGTGCGGCGGCGGGCGAATCCGTCGTTTCGCTGCAGATGACCGCCAAGTTGGTGCAGGGGGTGCGCGATCAGGCCAAGGCGGACCTGGCGGCGCACCATCACGACAAGTTGTCGCCGCGGGAGAGAGAAATTCTTGGTTGCCTGGCGCACGGCGACAGCAACAAGGAAATCGCGCGGTCGCTCGATCTCGCCGAAAGTACGGTCAAGATCCACATCCAGAATATTTTCAAGAAGTTGAACATGACGAGTCGCGTGCAGGCGGCGCTCTATGCCGCCGAACACGGACTCGGCGCGCAGTCGCGCGACCGTTAG